Proteins encoded together in one Planctomyces sp. SH-PL14 window:
- a CDS encoding GTPase, producing the protein MASLSEYAERTRRLHNAVRGVERRSAVAQVPPLPGREWFELLERKLLPQLTDDSYLVVAVVGGTNIGKSCVFNHVAGFRASAVSPLASGTKHPTCLVPAGFLQRHDLSKVFPGFTLKPWEGAEAPLVEEGVDWLFWRECPELPPNLLVLDTPDVDSDARINWVRADNIRRAADVLLAVLTQQKYNDAAVKEFFRNAAAEDKACLIVLNQVLLPEDEPWWPKWLATFCQETQVKPEIVYIAPNDRRAAEQNRLPFYERPWPLPEGASASGLADPDQYNPGPPRNLLEDLTNLRFAEIKVRTLRGSLNHLLDESAGAPGYLREVRQRAGQFRGAAELLTAHQLAATDHWPAIPASILIGELRKWWAAQRTGWSAKVHGFYNTVGTGLAWPFKKVAERIQGESRPPLELYRDREWSAILDVVQKVFDKLTFISELGNDLLKPRLNALLSGTSRAGLIDLIRRQHAAVDFDQILEHLVTEQMSGFREESPEYYQLFKRLDVLAAAARPATSVALFVTGFGPVGHAIAPVVTDTALQGALHLAGDVAGGTVAAAVGETVISGGASTGVGFLEMRFRRLHTAFTERRAQWLADLLRQNLLGSLNEELMAAATIDQSPEFRAAEEALVALRRNSDG; encoded by the coding sequence ATGGCATCCCTTTCGGAATACGCCGAGCGGACCCGCCGCCTGCACAACGCCGTGCGCGGCGTGGAGCGGCGGAGCGCCGTGGCCCAGGTTCCCCCGCTCCCCGGACGGGAGTGGTTCGAACTCCTCGAACGCAAACTGCTGCCGCAACTGACGGACGACTCCTACCTCGTCGTCGCCGTGGTCGGCGGGACGAACATCGGGAAGAGCTGCGTCTTCAACCACGTCGCCGGGTTCCGGGCCAGCGCCGTCAGCCCGCTCGCTTCGGGAACCAAACACCCCACCTGCCTCGTCCCGGCCGGATTTCTCCAGCGGCACGACCTCTCGAAAGTCTTTCCCGGCTTCACCCTCAAGCCCTGGGAAGGGGCCGAGGCTCCCCTGGTCGAAGAAGGGGTCGACTGGCTCTTCTGGCGGGAGTGCCCCGAACTCCCCCCGAATCTGCTGGTGCTCGACACCCCCGACGTCGACAGCGACGCCAGGATCAACTGGGTCCGCGCGGACAACATCCGCCGCGCCGCGGATGTCCTGCTCGCCGTCCTGACGCAGCAGAAATACAACGACGCCGCCGTGAAGGAGTTCTTCCGCAACGCGGCGGCCGAAGACAAGGCGTGCCTGATCGTTCTCAATCAGGTGCTGCTCCCCGAGGACGAGCCGTGGTGGCCGAAGTGGCTGGCGACGTTCTGTCAGGAGACGCAGGTCAAGCCGGAGATCGTCTACATCGCCCCCAACGACCGCCGGGCGGCGGAACAGAACCGGCTCCCCTTCTATGAGCGCCCCTGGCCACTCCCCGAAGGGGCGTCCGCCTCCGGGCTGGCCGATCCGGACCAGTACAACCCCGGTCCGCCGCGTAACCTCCTCGAGGACCTGACAAACCTGCGGTTCGCCGAGATCAAGGTCCGGACCCTCCGGGGGTCGCTGAACCATCTCCTCGACGAGTCGGCCGGAGCGCCGGGATATCTCCGCGAGGTCCGGCAGCGGGCGGGGCAGTTCCGCGGGGCGGCGGAGCTGCTGACCGCACACCAGCTCGCGGCGACCGACCACTGGCCGGCGATCCCGGCCAGCATCCTGATCGGCGAGCTGCGGAAGTGGTGGGCCGCACAGCGGACCGGGTGGTCCGCCAAGGTCCACGGCTTCTACAACACCGTCGGCACCGGCCTGGCGTGGCCCTTCAAGAAGGTGGCCGAGCGGATCCAGGGCGAGAGCCGGCCGCCGCTGGAGCTCTATCGCGACCGGGAGTGGTCGGCGATTCTCGACGTCGTCCAGAAGGTGTTCGACAAGCTGACGTTCATCAGCGAGCTGGGGAATGACCTGCTGAAGCCGCGACTCAACGCTCTGCTCTCCGGGACGTCGCGGGCGGGGCTGATCGACCTGATCCGCCGACAGCACGCGGCGGTCGACTTCGACCAGATCCTCGAGCACCTCGTGACGGAGCAGATGAGCGGCTTCCGTGAGGAGAGTCCCGAGTACTACCAGCTCTTCAAGCGGCTCGACGTCCTGGCGGCCGCCGCGCGTCCGGCGACGAGCGTGGCGCTGTTTGTCACCGGGTTCGGGCCGGTGGGGCATGCCATCGCGCCGGTCGTGACCGACACTGCTCTCCAGGGGGCGCTCCATCTCGCGGGAGACGTCGCGGGGGGAACGGTCGCGGCGGCGGTGGGGGAGACGGTCATCAGCGGCGGGGCGTCGACCGGCGTCGGGTTTCTGGAGATGCGGTTCCGCCGGCTCCACACCGCGTTCACGGAACGCCGGGCGCAGTGGCTGGCGGATCTGCTGCGGCAGAACCTGCTCGGGTCCCTTAACGAAGAATTGATGGCCGCCGCGACAATCGATCAGTCGCCCGAGTTTCGCGCCGCCGAGGAGGCGCTCGTCGCCCTGCGGAGGAACTCGGATGGATGA
- a CDS encoding glycerophosphodiester phosphodiesterase, whose translation MVRWFGLVVLFVSLSVSAAERSAVEIIAHRGASHDAPENTVASFKAAWAQNADGAELDLYLTSDGKIVACHDKDMKRTAGSEMLVAKSTFEQLRALDVGKWKGPQFAGERIPTFQEMLATLPEGKKVYVEVKCGPEIVPEMIRQLEASGRPAALTPIICFNAEVVAAVKRARPDLPAYWLSDLKEGKTAEVLIARAREIHADGLDLKAGPELDQAFADKVRGAALRLDVWTVNDAALAKRMVSIGVQGITTDRPEWLREQLAK comes from the coding sequence ATGGTTCGCTGGTTCGGTCTCGTGGTTCTCTTCGTTTCTCTGTCGGTGTCGGCTGCGGAGCGGTCGGCGGTCGAGATCATTGCTCATCGCGGCGCGTCGCACGACGCTCCTGAGAACACCGTGGCCTCGTTCAAGGCGGCGTGGGCGCAGAACGCCGATGGGGCGGAGCTGGATCTGTACCTGACGTCCGACGGCAAGATCGTGGCCTGTCATGACAAGGACATGAAGCGGACCGCCGGGAGCGAGATGCTGGTGGCCAAGTCGACGTTCGAGCAGCTGCGGGCGCTCGATGTGGGCAAGTGGAAGGGGCCGCAGTTTGCGGGAGAGCGGATCCCGACCTTTCAGGAGATGCTGGCGACGCTGCCTGAGGGGAAGAAGGTCTATGTGGAGGTGAAGTGCGGGCCGGAGATTGTTCCGGAGATGATCCGGCAGCTGGAGGCGAGCGGGCGGCCGGCGGCGTTGACTCCGATCATCTGTTTCAACGCCGAGGTGGTGGCGGCGGTGAAGCGGGCCCGGCCGGATCTGCCGGCGTACTGGCTGAGCGACCTCAAGGAGGGGAAGACCGCCGAGGTGTTGATTGCGCGGGCCAGGGAGATCCATGCCGACGGACTCGATCTCAAGGCGGGACCGGAGCTTGATCAGGCGTTTGCGGACAAGGTCCGGGGGGCGGCGTTGCGGCTGGATGTCTGGACGGTCAACGACGCCGCGCTGGCGAAGCGGATGGTGAGTATCGGGGTGCAGGGAATCACGACGGACCGGCCCGAGTGGCTGCGGGAGCAACTCGCAAAGTAG
- a CDS encoding FG-GAP repeat domain-containing protein, with protein MRSLSSAASLALSLISASALAAPPAFKTVEIEKDFCKVACYAVALADVDGDNKQDIVAVTENRVLWYQAPDWKPHLVIEDQTERDNVCIAPYDIDGDGQVDFALGAGWTKIGTIQWLSRGKTLDEKWSVHPIGREGWTHRMRFANVLGKDKAQLVVSPLNATTIPTGVRLTAFEIPANPKTDPWPHVVLDDTLNRMHNHWHLDRNGDKIDATLTASQEGLHLLRKTDTGFSKRKVGSGAEGAKPEERGSGEVKIGQLKGGRPFMATIEPMHGNQVVIYTAPPELPEGQLATRIVLDDTFKQGHGVFAADLDGDGDDEVIAGYREPGTGTIKGPGVFIYEADDEAGTKWTKHVLDDGGMAVEDLMCADVTGDGKIDIIAGGRATKNLKLYVNQGVR; from the coding sequence ATGCGCTCACTCTCTTCCGCGGCCAGCCTCGCTCTCTCCCTCATCTCCGCCTCCGCCCTCGCCGCCCCACCCGCCTTCAAAACCGTCGAGATCGAGAAAGACTTCTGCAAAGTCGCCTGCTACGCCGTCGCACTCGCCGACGTCGACGGAGACAACAAACAGGACATCGTCGCCGTCACCGAGAACCGCGTCCTCTGGTACCAGGCCCCCGACTGGAAACCACACCTCGTCATCGAAGACCAGACCGAACGCGACAACGTCTGCATCGCCCCCTACGACATCGACGGCGACGGCCAGGTCGACTTCGCCCTCGGAGCCGGCTGGACCAAGATCGGCACCATCCAGTGGCTCTCCCGCGGCAAAACCCTCGACGAGAAATGGTCCGTCCACCCCATCGGCCGCGAAGGCTGGACCCACCGCATGCGGTTCGCCAACGTCCTCGGCAAGGACAAGGCCCAGCTCGTCGTCTCCCCCCTCAACGCCACCACCATCCCGACCGGCGTCCGTCTGACTGCCTTCGAGATCCCCGCCAACCCCAAGACCGATCCGTGGCCGCACGTCGTCCTCGACGACACGCTCAACCGGATGCACAACCACTGGCACCTCGATCGCAACGGAGACAAGATCGACGCCACCCTCACCGCCAGCCAGGAAGGACTGCACCTGCTGCGGAAGACCGACACCGGCTTCTCGAAGCGGAAGGTCGGCAGCGGAGCCGAGGGAGCGAAACCCGAGGAACGCGGGTCGGGCGAAGTGAAGATCGGTCAGCTCAAGGGGGGCCGGCCCTTCATGGCGACGATCGAGCCGATGCACGGCAACCAGGTCGTGATCTACACCGCCCCGCCGGAGCTTCCCGAAGGCCAGCTCGCCACGCGGATCGTCCTCGACGACACCTTCAAGCAGGGACACGGCGTCTTTGCGGCCGACCTCGACGGGGACGGAGACGATGAAGTGATCGCCGGCTACCGCGAGCCGGGGACCGGAACGATCAAGGGGCCGGGCGTCTTCATCTATGAGGCGGACGACGAAGCCGGGACGAAGTGGACGAAGCACGTTCTCGACGACGGCGGGATGGCGGTCGAAGACCTGATGTGCGCGGACGTCACCGGCGACGGCAAGATCGACATCATCGCCGGAGGGCGGGCGACGAAGAACCTGAAGCTGTATGTGAATCAGGGAGTTCGTTGA
- a CDS encoding c-type cytochrome domain-containing protein encodes MRSLVGAAVVVLGFGASLWGADDPAPDYEKQVAPLLKKYCAGCHNGSDLEGKLSLETFADLQKGGEHGVAVLAGDPASSRLIRVLTGSEPKMPPEGEPQPTAAEIDVLKRWVEEGAKGPAGAEPDRSVLIVPKIESHAKERPIAALDWSADGTRLAVARYGQVELLRKTGEKFEAEKPITGLPGKVTAVHFTPDGTKLITASGIAGLIGKATVWDLATGQPLREITGHRDILYDAELSPDGKLLATCSYDRKIIVWNVETGEVVRTFEGHNGAVYDIAFHPNGQVLASASADDTCKLWHIGTGERLDTLGQPLKEQYAIAFTKDGKHVVAAGADNRIRVWKLISLDKPAINPLVHARFAHEGAIARLGFTPDGKQLVTVAEDRTVKLWETEGYTERKLFPRQPEVAEALAIAGTGDRFVIGRMDGSVEMFPIDPLKGGPAADTAQPITVATASPMPDMPMTTVAEQEPNNLPSQATALAIPATVTGAIHGSDAAQPDADLYRITARAGQEWVIEINAARSKSPLDSFVEVLTPEGQRIPQVTLQAVRDSYFTFRGKNADQSDDFRIFNWEEMELNEYLYAGGEVTKLWLAPRGPDSGFKVYPGAGNRYGYFDTTPVVHALGEPCYIVQAYPPGTDLIPNGLPVFNLYFQNDDDGRRELGADSRLTFTAPHDGDYLIRIRDVRGFQSPEHKYTLTVRPRRPDFQVIVHGGKPTVSAGSAREFRVEAKRMDGFEGPIRVELTGLPAGFTATSPITIEAGQNNALGVLMAAADAVAPTDDAAKGSKATASAEIGGGTVTHDAGSLGEIKLGPKPKILLTIVPTEGGAKPLASELGKPLEFEIQPGQTIMLKAIAQRDGYTGNIPFGNEDSGRNLPHGVIVDNIGLNGLLMVENTSERDFFLTAAGWVPDQSRLVHLRTTVEGEQATAPILLHVRRPKTVAGK; translated from the coding sequence ATGCGTTCGCTCGTCGGTGCCGCTGTTGTCGTTCTGGGATTCGGTGCGTCGCTGTGGGGTGCGGATGACCCTGCGCCCGACTACGAGAAGCAGGTCGCGCCGCTCCTGAAGAAGTACTGTGCGGGCTGCCACAACGGCTCCGACCTTGAGGGAAAACTCTCGCTGGAGACGTTCGCCGATCTCCAGAAGGGGGGCGAGCATGGGGTGGCCGTTCTGGCGGGCGATCCCGCGTCGAGCCGGCTGATCCGCGTCCTCACGGGCTCCGAGCCGAAGATGCCCCCGGAAGGGGAGCCGCAGCCGACGGCGGCCGAGATCGACGTCCTCAAGCGATGGGTCGAAGAGGGGGCCAAGGGGCCCGCGGGAGCCGAGCCCGACCGGTCGGTCCTGATCGTCCCCAAGATCGAATCGCACGCCAAGGAGCGTCCGATCGCCGCCCTCGACTGGTCGGCCGACGGAACCCGGCTGGCGGTGGCCCGATACGGACAGGTCGAACTCCTGCGGAAGACCGGCGAGAAGTTTGAGGCGGAGAAACCGATCACCGGCCTTCCGGGCAAGGTGACGGCGGTCCACTTCACGCCGGACGGAACGAAGCTCATCACGGCCTCCGGCATCGCCGGCCTCATCGGCAAGGCGACCGTGTGGGATCTGGCGACGGGGCAGCCGCTCCGCGAGATCACGGGGCACCGGGATATCCTTTACGACGCGGAGCTCTCGCCGGACGGCAAACTGCTGGCGACCTGCAGCTACGACCGGAAGATCATCGTCTGGAACGTCGAGACGGGCGAAGTCGTCCGGACTTTCGAGGGGCACAACGGCGCGGTCTATGACATCGCCTTCCACCCGAATGGGCAGGTCCTGGCGAGCGCGTCGGCCGACGATACCTGCAAGCTGTGGCACATCGGGACCGGCGAACGGCTCGACACGCTCGGCCAGCCGCTCAAAGAGCAGTACGCGATTGCCTTTACCAAGGACGGCAAGCATGTCGTGGCGGCCGGGGCGGACAACCGCATCCGGGTCTGGAAGCTGATCTCGCTCGACAAGCCGGCGATCAATCCGCTCGTCCACGCCCGGTTCGCTCACGAAGGGGCGATCGCGCGGCTCGGCTTCACGCCCGACGGCAAGCAGCTCGTGACCGTCGCGGAGGACCGGACGGTCAAGCTGTGGGAGACCGAAGGCTACACCGAGCGCAAGCTCTTTCCGCGGCAGCCGGAAGTCGCCGAGGCTCTCGCGATCGCCGGAACCGGGGACCGGTTTGTCATCGGGCGGATGGATGGCTCGGTCGAGATGTTTCCGATCGACCCGCTGAAGGGAGGGCCAGCAGCCGATACCGCGCAGCCGATAACGGTCGCGACCGCGTCGCCGATGCCCGACATGCCGATGACGACCGTGGCGGAACAGGAACCGAACAATCTGCCGAGCCAGGCGACGGCCCTGGCGATCCCAGCGACCGTGACCGGCGCGATCCACGGCTCGGACGCCGCCCAGCCGGATGCCGACCTGTACCGGATCACAGCCAGGGCGGGGCAGGAGTGGGTCATCGAGATCAACGCCGCCCGCAGCAAGTCTCCGCTCGATTCCTTTGTCGAAGTCCTGACGCCGGAGGGACAGCGGATCCCGCAGGTGACGCTGCAGGCGGTGCGGGACTCGTACTTCACTTTCCGCGGCAAGAACGCCGACCAGAGCGACGACTTCCGGATCTTCAACTGGGAAGAGATGGAGCTGAACGAATATCTCTATGCCGGCGGCGAGGTCACGAAGCTGTGGCTCGCTCCCCGCGGTCCGGACTCCGGGTTCAAGGTCTACCCGGGTGCCGGCAACCGGTACGGTTACTTCGACACCACGCCGGTCGTCCATGCCCTCGGTGAACCGTGCTACATCGTCCAGGCATATCCGCCCGGGACCGACCTGATTCCGAATGGCCTGCCGGTCTTCAATCTCTACTTTCAGAACGACGACGACGGCCGACGGGAGTTGGGGGCGGATTCGCGGCTGACCTTCACCGCCCCGCACGACGGCGACTACCTGATCCGGATCCGCGATGTCCGCGGGTTCCAGAGCCCGGAGCACAAGTACACCCTCACGGTCCGGCCGCGGCGGCCGGACTTCCAGGTCATCGTCCATGGCGGGAAGCCGACGGTCTCGGCCGGCAGTGCCCGGGAGTTCCGCGTCGAGGCGAAGCGGATGGACGGCTTTGAAGGGCCGATCCGGGTTGAGCTCACCGGACTGCCGGCGGGCTTCACGGCGACTTCGCCGATCACGATCGAGGCGGGACAGAACAATGCTCTCGGAGTCCTGATGGCGGCGGCTGATGCGGTGGCTCCGACGGACGATGCGGCCAAGGGGTCGAAGGCGACCGCCTCGGCGGAGATCGGCGGCGGGACGGTTACGCACGATGCTGGCTCGCTCGGGGAGATCAAGCTCGGTCCGAAGCCGAAGATCCTACTGACGATCGTCCCCACCGAGGGGGGCGCGAAGCCGCTTGCTTCGGAGCTGGGGAAGCCGCTTGAGTTCGAGATCCAGCCGGGGCAGACGATCATGCTGAAGGCGATTGCGCAGCGGGACGGCTACACGGGCAACATCCCGTTCGGGAATGAGGACAGCGGTCGGAACTTGCCGCACGGGGTGATCGTCGACAACATCGGGTTGAACGGTCTCCTGATGGTCGAGAACACGAGCGAGCGGGATTTCTTCCTGACCGCTGCCGGATGGGTTCCCGATCAGTCGCGGCTGGTGCATTTGCGGACGACGGTTGAAGGGGAACAGGCGACCGCTCCTATCCTGTTGCATGTTCGGCGGCCCAAGACGGTTGCCGGGAAGTAA
- a CDS encoding WD40 repeat domain-containing protein — MRAALLGLVLLFSSSALFAQERALPPGSKSPLLRLETGGPRSYISGVLFSPDGQRLYAGGWDKAVLVWERNAKGTFEYRPEATFRVPTGSGTYGGLNAIALTEDGQWLAAAGQSHARDMSDERSTGFILPAGLLSEESILDEGMIYVFNTTTRAVTLLRGHRGPVQSMTFAKGPGAPVLVSVAEERVSGNSELVPRGRAWDVAKATTIAELKQVPSGKPGQPVPLPLLQGFRPGLAAWRTGTKTEQVRVALGLGDNQLRLWDPAEGLIVAGPTSPNLLTILGLPGNDVQLLTGGHADVGVWSLPGAARGRSPRSWVISIASSRSRVSTGSRTTSSAQRPWSPLLTGGRPGSR; from the coding sequence ATGCGTGCCGCGTTGCTGGGTCTTGTGCTGCTGTTCTCGTCCTCCGCGCTCTTCGCGCAGGAAAGGGCCCTTCCACCCGGAAGCAAGTCGCCGCTCCTGCGGTTGGAGACCGGCGGACCGCGGAGCTACATCAGCGGCGTCCTGTTCAGCCCCGACGGCCAGCGGCTCTATGCCGGCGGATGGGACAAGGCGGTCCTGGTCTGGGAACGGAACGCCAAGGGGACATTCGAGTACCGTCCCGAGGCGACGTTCCGCGTCCCGACCGGGTCGGGAACCTACGGCGGGCTCAACGCGATCGCCCTCACGGAGGACGGCCAGTGGCTCGCCGCCGCGGGACAGTCGCACGCCCGCGATATGTCGGACGAACGCTCGACCGGCTTCATCCTGCCCGCCGGTCTCCTCAGCGAGGAGTCGATCCTCGACGAGGGGATGATCTATGTCTTCAACACCACGACCCGCGCCGTGACGCTCCTCCGGGGGCATCGCGGTCCGGTCCAGTCGATGACCTTCGCCAAGGGGCCCGGCGCTCCGGTCCTCGTTTCGGTGGCCGAAGAACGGGTTTCGGGGAACTCCGAACTGGTGCCGCGCGGACGGGCCTGGGATGTCGCCAAAGCGACGACGATTGCGGAATTGAAGCAGGTTCCCAGCGGCAAACCCGGTCAGCCGGTTCCCCTCCCGCTGCTCCAGGGCTTCCGCCCGGGACTGGCCGCGTGGCGGACCGGGACGAAGACGGAGCAGGTCCGGGTCGCTCTCGGGCTGGGTGACAACCAGCTCCGCCTGTGGGATCCGGCCGAAGGGCTGATCGTCGCCGGGCCGACCAGTCCCAACCTGCTGACGATCCTTGGACTTCCGGGGAACGACGTCCAGCTGCTGACCGGCGGCCACGCCGATGTCGGCGTCTGGTCGCTTCCGGGGGCCGCCCGGGGCCGCTCCCCGCGCTCGTGGGTGATCTCTATCGCAAGCTCCAGGTCGCGAGTGTCAACGGGCAGCAGAACAACCTCGTCAGCGCAGCGGCCCTGGTCCCCGCTGCTAACGGGCGGCCGGCCCGGATCGCGCTGA
- a CDS encoding secondary thiamine-phosphate synthase enzyme YjbQ: MSWFQYRFALPAFSRGVHLVTHHVLRAAVDLPKIETGLMHVFILHTSASLTINENADPDVRTDMEMSLNRLAPESAPYVHTLEGPDDMPAHVKASLMGSSVSIPISRGKLLLGTWQGIYLCEHRDRGGPRSLVVTLQGE; encoded by the coding sequence ATGTCCTGGTTTCAGTACCGTTTTGCCCTGCCCGCTTTCTCACGCGGCGTTCATCTCGTGACGCATCACGTCCTGCGTGCGGCTGTCGATCTGCCGAAGATCGAGACCGGGCTGATGCACGTCTTCATTCTGCATACCTCAGCGTCACTGACGATCAATGAGAATGCCGATCCGGATGTCCGGACGGACATGGAGATGTCGCTGAACCGGCTGGCCCCCGAGAGCGCTCCCTACGTGCATACGCTGGAGGGACCGGACGACATGCCGGCCCACGTGAAGGCGTCGCTGATGGGGTCGAGCGTTTCGATTCCGATCTCGCGGGGGAAGCTGCTGCTGGGGACGTGGCAGGGGATCTATCTCTGCGAGCATCGCGATCGGGGCGGGCCTCGGTCGCTTGTCGTCACGCTGCAAGGGGAGTGA
- a CDS encoding type 1 glutamine amidotransferase domain-containing protein, with product MAARPLENQRILCFVGDIYEDLELWYPKLRMEEAGAKVTLAGQEAGTKYEGKNGYPCVSDAAIADMKAEDFAGVLCPGGFMPDKLRRDPKVLELIREFDRQKKLIAAICHGGWMPISAKVYRGVRVTGSPGIKDDLENAGAIWEDKSVVVDRHFVSSRKPDDLPDFAVGMLQVLTAK from the coding sequence ATGGCCGCTCGACCGCTCGAAAACCAGCGAATCCTCTGTTTTGTCGGCGACATCTATGAGGACCTGGAGCTCTGGTACCCGAAGCTCCGGATGGAAGAGGCGGGAGCCAAGGTGACTCTGGCGGGGCAGGAAGCGGGGACCAAGTACGAGGGGAAGAACGGTTACCCGTGCGTCTCCGACGCGGCGATCGCCGATATGAAGGCGGAGGACTTCGCCGGGGTGCTCTGCCCTGGCGGCTTCATGCCGGACAAGCTCCGTCGCGACCCGAAGGTTCTGGAGCTGATCCGCGAGTTCGACCGTCAGAAGAAGTTGATCGCCGCCATCTGTCACGGCGGCTGGATGCCGATCTCGGCCAAGGTGTACCGGGGTGTGCGGGTGACCGGATCGCCGGGGATCAAGGACGACCTGGAGAATGCCGGCGCGATCTGGGAGGACAAGTCGGTGGTCGTCGACCGCCACTTCGTCTCCAGCCGCAAGCCGGACGACCTGCCGGATTTTGCCGTCGGAATGCTTCAGGTCCTGACGGCGAAGTAG